Proteins from one Bactrocera neohumeralis isolate Rockhampton chromosome 3, APGP_CSIRO_Bneo_wtdbg2-racon-allhic-juicebox.fasta_v2, whole genome shotgun sequence genomic window:
- the LOC126753735 gene encoding LOW QUALITY PROTEIN: mucin-2-like (The sequence of the model RefSeq protein was modified relative to this genomic sequence to represent the inferred CDS: deleted 1 base in 1 codon), protein MKNIFVLASALLVLAASVNAASLSQSARAADNALYSRFLCRNRPNGFKTMVPGSCTSYYTCYNGASLQIDCPYYYDGVKNMCVDQNPGCVEDLAEVATAPKAIGAAPCDGVVKGYVVGENQAQWYQCLNSAVVNSGVCPSGQEYNLVLLQCDVKSSCGGADQPSCSGNDATTPAPATEAPTTCAPLTDAPTTPAPTPCAPTTTTTTPVPPTTTTTTCAPTTTTTTRAPTTTTTTTCAPTTTTTTRAPTTTTTTCAPTTTTTTPAPTTTTTTTCAPTTTTTTPAPTTTTTTTCAPTTTTTTRAPTTTTTTCAPTTTTTTCAPTTTITTCTPTATPTVTPKCTPIVTPTVTPTVTPTVTPTCTPTVTPTVTPTVTPTVTPTVTPTVTPTVTPTVTPTVTPTCTPTVTPTVTPTVTPTCTPTVTPTVTPTATPTVTPTVTPTVTPTVTPTVTPTVTPTCTPTVTPTVTPTVTPTVTPTVTPTVTPTCTPTVTPTVTPTVTPTVTPTVTPTVTPTVTPTCTPTVTPTVTPTVTPTVTPTVTPTVTPTVTPTCTPTVTPTVTPTVTPTVTPTVTPTVTPTVTPTCTPTVTPTVTPTVTPTVTPTVTPTVTPTCTPTVTPTVTPTVTPTVTPTVTPTVTPTVTPTVTPTCTPTVTPTITPTVTPTVTPTVTPTVTPTVTPTVTPTVTPKCTPTITPTVTPTVTPTVTPTVTPTVTPTCTPTVTPTVTQQSPTVTPTVTPTVTPTVTPKCTPTITPTVTPTVTPTVTPTVTPTVTPTVTPKCTPTITPTVTPTVTPTVTPTVTPKCTPTITPTVTPTVTPTVTPTVTPTCTPTVTPTVTPTVTPTVTPTVTPTVTPKCTPTITPTVTPTVTPTVTPTVTPTVTPTCTPTVTPTVTPTVTPTVTPTVTPTCTPTVTPTVTPTVTPTVTPTVTPTVTPTVTPTVTPTVTPTVTPTPCSTTTVKPPCTRTTPPCTTTPCPTITTPCPQSSLYINNHEIPSETLQSNVYVRPYQQSVRPISVLPPQSHQSNMDLYIKYVCQGKPTGFMLPSLRSCNEYYICRNGLALKVSCGSAYFNAMKGQCDLPENSGCIQPYQRLY, encoded by the exons atgaagaatatttttg TATTGGCCAGTGCCTTGTTGGTCCTGGCAGCTAGTGTAAATGCCGCCAGCTTGAGCCAAAGTGCACGCGCCGCCGATAATGCCCTATACAGTCGTTTCTTGTGCCGCAATAGACCGAATGGCTTCAAGACAATGGTGCCTGGCAGTTGCACCAGCTACTATACGTGTTATAACGGTGCAAGCCTACAAATCGATTGCCCTTACTACTATGATGGTGTGAAAAATATGTGCGTCGATCAAAATCCAGGTTGTGTTGAAGATCTGGCTGAAGTTGCGACCGCACCGAAAGCTATTGGTGCAGCACCATGTGATGGTGTTGTTAAGGGTTACGTTGTTGGTGAAAATCAGGCGCAATGGTATCAGTGTCTAAATAGTGCTGTGGTAAATTCTGGCGTTTGCCCAAGTGGACAGGAATATAATTTGGTATTACTGCAATGTGATGTTAAATCGTCATGTGGTGGAGCTGATCAACCATCATGCAGTGGAAATGATGCAACTACTCCTGCGCCAGCAACTGAAGCTCCAACAACATGCGCGCCACTAACTGATGCTCCAACCAcccccgcaccaactccatgcGCGCCAACAACTACGACAACAACACCTGTACccccaacaacaactacaaccacatgcgcaccaacaacaactacaactactcgcgcaccaacaacaactactacaacTACTTgcgcaccaacaacaactacaactactcGTGCACCAACAACTACTACAACCACATgcgcaccaacaacaactacaactactcctgcaccaacaacaactacaacaactacttgcgcaccaacaacaactacaactactcctgcaccaacaacaactacaacaacaacttgcgCGCCAACAACCACTACAACTACTCGTGCACCAACAACTACCACAACTACTTgcgcaccaacaacaactacaactacttGCGCACCAACAACTACCATAACAACGTGCacaccaacagcaacaccaacagtAACACCAAAGTGCACACCAATTGTAACACCAACAGTAACCCCAACAGTTACACCAACAGTAACCCCAACGTGCACACCAACTGTTACACCAACGGTAACCCCAACTGTAACACCAACAGTAACACCAACAGTAACACCAACTGTAACACCAACGGTAACACCAACAGTAACACCAACTGTAACCCCAACGTGCACACCAACTGTAACACCAACAGTAACACCAACTGTAACCCCAACGTGCACACCAACTGTAACACCAACAGTAACCccaacagcaacaccaacagtAACACCAACAGTAACCCCAACAGTAACACCAACAGTAACACCAACTGTAACCCCAACAGTAACACCTACGTGCACACCAACTGTAACACCAACGGTAACACCAACTGTAACACCAACAGTAACCCCAACAGTTACACCAACTGTAACCCCAACGTGCACACCAACTGTAACACCAACTGTAACACCAACTGTAACACCAACAGTAACACCAACAGTAACACCAACAGTAACACCAACAGTAACCCCAACGTGCACACCAACGGTAACACCAACAGTAACCCCAACAGTAACCCCAACAGTAACACCAACAGTAACACCAACTGTAACCCCAACAGTAACACCTACGTGCACACCAACTGTAACACCAACAGTAACCCCAACAGTAACACCAACAGTAACACCAACAGTAACACCAACTGTAACCCCAACAGTAACACCTACGTGCACACCAACTGTAACACCAACAGTAACCCCAACAGTAACACCAACAGTAACACCAACTGTAACCCCAACAGTAACACCTACGTGCACACCAACTGTAACACCAACGGTAACACCAACAGTAACACCAACAGTAACACCAACGGTAACACCAACAGTAACCCCAACAGTTACACCAACAGTAACCCCAACGTGCACACCAACTGTAACACCAACTATAACCCCAACAGTAACACCAACTGTAACACCAACAGTAACACCAACAGTAACACCAACAGTAACACCAACGGTAACCCCAACAGTAACACCGAAGTGCACACCAACTATAACCCCAACAGTAACACCAACTGTAACACCAACAGTAACCCCAACAGTTACACCAACAGTAACCCCAACGTGCACACCAACGGTAACACCAACAGTAACA CAACAGTCCCCAACAGTAACCCCAACAGTAACCCCAACAGTAACCCCAACGGTAACACCGAAGTGCACACCAACTATAACCCCAACAGTAACACCAACTGTAACACCAACAGTAACACCAACAGTAACACCAACGGTAACCCCAACAGTAACACCGAAGTGCACACCAACTATAACCCCAACAGTAACACCAACAGTAACACCAACGGTAACCCCAACAGTAACACCGAAGTGCACACCAACTATAACCCCAACAGTAACACCAACTGTAACACCAACAGTTACACCAACAGTAACCCCAACGTGCACACCAACTGTAACACCAACGGTAACACCAACAGTAACACCAACAGTAACACCAACGGTAACCCCAACAGTAACACCGAAGTGCACACCAACTATAACCCCAACAGTAACACCAACTGTAACACCAACAGTAACCCCAACAGTTACACCAACAGTAACCCCAACGTGCACACCAACTGTAACACCAACTGTAACACCAACAGTGACACCAACAGTAACACCAACAGTAACCCCAACGTGCACACCAACGGTAACACCAACAGTAACCCCAACAGTAACCCCAACAGTAACCCCAACAGTAACCCCAACAGTAACCCCAACGGTAACCCCAACGGTAACCCCAACGGTAACCCCAACAGTAACACCGACACCATGTTCCACAACGACAGTTAAGCCACCGTGCACACGAACAACACCACCATGCACAACAACTCCATGCCCAACAATTACTACACCATGCCCGCAAAGCTCTCTGTATATAAACAACCACGAAATCCCAAGCGAAACATTACAGTCCAACGTATATGTGCGACCATATCAGCAATCGGTCCGACCCATATCTGTCTTACCACCGCAATCTCATCAATCTAATATGgatttatacataaaatacGTGTGTCAAGGCAAACCAACCGGTTTTATGCTACCCTCATTGAGGAGCTGCAACGAATACTACATTTGCCGTAACGGTCTTGCACTGAAAGTCAGTTGTGGCAGCGCCTATTTCAACGCCATGAAGGGACAATGCGATTTGCCGGAGAATAGCGGTTGCATACAACCATATCAgcgattatattga